The following coding sequences lie in one Paraflavitalea devenefica genomic window:
- a CDS encoding glycoside hydrolase family 97 protein has translation MKTKIIVTACVLFCLSLPAYLPAQQVAKLESPDKSIVLTVFLPTSGEIQYTIQKSGVNVIHPSALGVMMKGHDFTQGMKPVMISKPERITNSYQTKNAKKSSIRYQTNQLVMSFANEEGKKMDIIFRLSNDGAAFRYSFSWINNNETIVKEHSSFAFDNKTRAWLQPMSEAKTGWQHCHPSYEEHYLQDIPAGTVSPLKSGWVYPALFKTNNTWVLITEAALDGTYCGTRLINDSASAVYSIGFADPREVFTGGGYLPQNNKPWLTPWRIITMGSLKTIAESTLGTDLAPAAVLKDVSFVKPGKASWSWINSKDDNITFNEQKKYIDYAYDMRWQYCLIDADWDTKIGYDKIAELSAYANQKNVALLLWYNSAGDWNTVKYHPKDVLLTKEGREKEFSRLQAMGIKGVKIDFFGGDGQSMIQYYIDILNDAAKYKLLVNFHGATLPRGWQKTYPHLMTAEAIYGMEMVTFDQAAADKQANHCAMLPFTRNAFDPMDFTPMNLTGLTSSNCIRKTTPAFELALSVLFLSGIQHYAQAPEGMVQVPDEVKAFLRKLPGNWDDVKFLEGYPGKYAVIARRSGNRWYIAGINGDINEKKLNLDIASFKKSKAMLFTDGNNSELFSKAMLNAAKQKKCDITLNANSGFVMVLE, from the coding sequence ATGAAAACGAAAATAATCGTAACTGCTTGTGTCCTGTTTTGTCTTTCACTTCCGGCCTATCTTCCGGCGCAACAGGTTGCTAAACTGGAAAGTCCTGACAAATCTATCGTATTAACTGTATTCTTACCAACTTCAGGTGAAATTCAATACACGATACAAAAGTCTGGTGTTAACGTCATTCACCCTTCGGCTTTAGGAGTGATGATGAAGGGGCATGATTTTACACAAGGCATGAAACCGGTCATGATATCAAAGCCGGAACGTATAACAAACAGCTACCAAACGAAGAATGCAAAAAAAAGCAGCATTCGTTACCAGACCAATCAATTGGTAATGTCTTTTGCTAATGAAGAAGGGAAAAAAATGGATATCATTTTCCGGTTATCCAACGACGGGGCGGCTTTCCGCTATTCTTTTTCCTGGATAAACAATAATGAAACGATAGTTAAAGAACATTCCTCCTTTGCATTTGACAATAAAACAAGGGCCTGGTTGCAACCCATGAGTGAAGCAAAAACAGGTTGGCAGCATTGTCATCCCTCTTATGAAGAACATTATTTGCAGGACATTCCTGCTGGCACGGTATCGCCGTTAAAGTCAGGTTGGGTATACCCTGCTTTATTTAAAACAAATAATACATGGGTATTGATCACCGAAGCAGCACTTGATGGCACTTATTGCGGCACAAGATTGATCAATGATTCTGCCTCGGCTGTTTATTCAATCGGCTTTGCCGATCCGAGAGAAGTGTTTACAGGCGGTGGCTATTTACCGCAAAACAATAAGCCGTGGCTTACACCCTGGCGTATTATAACAATGGGAAGTTTAAAAACAATTGCAGAATCAACTTTGGGTACCGATCTGGCGCCGGCGGCAGTGTTGAAGGATGTCTCTTTTGTAAAACCGGGAAAAGCCAGTTGGAGTTGGATCAATAGCAAGGATGACAACATCACTTTCAATGAACAAAAAAAATATATTGACTATGCGTATGACATGCGCTGGCAATATTGCCTCATAGATGCAGACTGGGATACAAAGATCGGCTATGATAAGATTGCTGAGCTGTCAGCGTATGCAAATCAAAAGAATGTTGCATTGTTATTGTGGTACAATTCTGCAGGTGACTGGAACACCGTTAAGTATCATCCTAAAGATGTATTGCTTACGAAGGAAGGAAGGGAAAAGGAATTCAGCCGGCTGCAGGCAATGGGCATTAAAGGTGTAAAGATCGATTTCTTCGGTGGAGATGGCCAGAGCATGATCCAATACTACATTGACATTTTGAATGATGCGGCAAAATATAAGCTCCTTGTAAACTTTCATGGCGCTACATTGCCAAGAGGATGGCAAAAAACATATCCGCATCTTATGACAGCAGAAGCCATTTATGGAATGGAGATGGTAACATTTGACCAGGCTGCAGCCGATAAGCAAGCCAACCATTGCGCCATGTTGCCGTTCACCAGGAACGCATTCGACCCGATGGATTTTACACCTATGAATCTTACGGGGCTTACCTCGTCTAATTGTATCAGGAAAACCACTCCTGCCTTCGAACTGGCCCTTTCGGTATTATTTTTATCCGGCATACAACATTACGCCCAGGCGCCGGAAGGAATGGTGCAGGTGCCCGATGAGGTGAAAGCGTTTTTAAGAAAGCTTCCTGGCAACTGGGACGATGTAAAATTTTTAGAAGGCTATCCGGGAAAATATGCTGTCATTGCCAGGCGAAGCGGCAATCGGTGGTACATCGCAGGTATCAATGGAGATATAAATGAGAAGAAATTAAATCTTGACATTGCCTCATTTAAGAAAAGCAAGGCAATGCTGTTCACAGACGGTAACAACAGTGAATTGTTTTCAAAAGCCATGCTGAATGCAGCAAAGCAAAAAAAATGTGATATTACGCTGAATGCAAATAGTGGATTTGTAATGGTACTTGAATGA